Proteins encoded in a region of the Canis lupus dingo isolate Sandy chromosome 17, ASM325472v2, whole genome shotgun sequence genome:
- the LOC112664489 gene encoding LOW QUALITY PROTEIN: mRNA cap guanine-N7 methyltransferase-like (The sequence of the model RefSeq protein was modified relative to this genomic sequence to represent the inferred CDS: inserted 4 bases in 2 codons; deleted 1 base in 1 codon), which produces MENSAKAEECEKLSLEEAKASKDLETKSSFSINENTTTPGTGLSEKAPVWGQADTPKKRKEFEDDLIKESSSCGEDTPTKKRKLDAEIVQEEKGSGDDEGISRKRRMETDDFPKDEPSTGDDTQKKRKIELEDIPEKQKNLEEGHSSAVAAHYNELQEVGLEKRSQSHIFYLRNXNNWMKSVLIGEFLEKVRQKKKRDITVLDLGCGKGGDLLKWKKGRINKLVCTDIADVSVKQCQQRYEDVKNRCCDNEYIFNAEFVTADCSKELLINKFRDPETCFDICSRQFVCHYSFESYEQADMMLRNACXRLSPGGYFIGTTPNSFELIRRLEASETESFGNETYTVKFQKKGDYPLFGCKHDFNLEGVVDVPEFLVYFPLLNEMAKKYNMKLKLVYKKTFLEFYEEKIKNNENKMLLKLMQALEPYPAKENSKLASEKVDDYEHAAEYMKNSQVRLPLGTLSKSEWEATSIYLVFAFEKQQ; this is translated from the exons atggaaaattctgcaAAAGCAGAAGAGTGTGAAAAGCTCTCTCTCGAAGAGGCAAAAGCATCAAAAGATTTGGAAACAAAGTCTTCATTCAGTATTAATGAAAACACAACCACTCCTGGGACTGGACTTTCTGAAAAGGCTCCTGTCTGGGGACAAGCAGAcacaccaaaaaagagaaaggaatttgaaGATGATCTTATAAAGGAAAGTTCTAGTTGTGGGGAAGATACTccaaccaagaaaagaaaacttgatgCTGAAATTGTCCAAGAGGAAAAAGGTTCTGGTGATGATGAGGGCAtttcaaggaaaagaagaatggaaactGATGATTTTCCCAAAGATGAACCTTCTACTGGAGATGAcacacagaagaagagaaaaatagaacttGAGGATATTCctgaaaagcaaaaaaacttAGAAGAAGGACACAGTTCAGCAGTGGCTGCCCACTATAATGAACTACAGGAAGTTGGTTTGGAGAAGCGTAGCCAAAGTCATATTTTTTACCTAAGAAA TAATAATTGGATGAAAAGTGTCCTCATTGGGGAATTTTTAGAAAAGGTACGACAGAAAAAAAAACGCGATATCACTGTTTTGGACCTGGGATGTGGTAAAGGTGGAGATTTGCTCAAAtggaaaaagggaagaattaaCAAGCTAGTTTGTACGGATATCGCTGATGTTTCTGTCAAACAGTGTCAGCAGCGGTATGAGGAC GTGAAAAATCGTTGTTgtgataatgaatatattttcaatgcAGAATTTGTAACTGCTGATTGTTCAAAGGAACTTTTGATTAACAAATTTCGTGACCCCGAAACGTGCTTTGACATCTGTAGTCGTCAGTTTGTCTGTCATTATTCATTTGAATCCTATGAGCAGGCTGACATGATGCTCAGAAATgcctg gagactgagccctggagGCTATTTTATTGGTACCACTCCCAATAGCTTTGAACTGATAAGACGCCTTGAAGCTTCAGAAACAGAATCATTTGGGAATGAGACATATACTGTGAAGTTTCAGAAGAAAGGAGATTATCCTTTATTCGGCTGCAAACATGACTTCAACTTGGAAGGTGTTGTGGATGTCCCTGAATTCTTGGTCTATTTTCCATTGCTAAATGAAATGGCGAAGAAGTACAATATGAAACTA aaactagtctACAAAAAGACATTTCTGGAATTCTATGAGGAAAAGATTAAGAACAACGAAAATAAAATGTTGTTAAAACTAATGCAGGCCCTGGAGCCATATCCAGCAAAGGAGAATTCCAAACTTGCCTCTGAGAAGGTGGATGACTATGAACATGCAGCAGAATACATGAAGAACAGTCAAGTAAGGTTACCTTTGGGAACCTTAAGTAAATCAGAGTGGGAAGCCACAAGTATTTACTTGGTTTTTGCATTTGAGAAGCAGCAGTGA